One part of the Mariniflexile litorale genome encodes these proteins:
- a CDS encoding homoserine kinase, producing the protein MKNEIKIFSPATVANVACGFDVLGFCLDSVGDEMVIRKIDKKGIYITKIEGGFDLPYETELNVAGVSALAMYDAAKPNCGFEIEINKKIKPGSGIGSSAASAVGSVYGMNELLGRPYSKTQLTEFAIKGEAIASKCEHADNLAPALFGGFTLVKSISPIQILEIPSPDDLYATIIHPQIEVKTSEARAILPKEVSLTNAITQWANFGSLIHALHTSDYDLIQKSLHDVIVEPYRSQLIPHYNEVKTAALNAGALGAGISGSGPSIFTLSKGIESAKKVADSIKNVYSKTGIAFDIHISKINTQGVKKI; encoded by the coding sequence ATGAAAAACGAAATAAAAATATTTTCACCAGCAACTGTAGCTAACGTCGCTTGTGGTTTTGATGTGCTAGGTTTTTGCTTAGATAGTGTTGGTGACGAAATGGTGATTAGAAAAATCGATAAAAAAGGCATTTATATCACTAAAATTGAAGGCGGTTTTGATTTACCCTATGAAACAGAGTTAAACGTCGCTGGCGTTTCAGCATTAGCAATGTACGATGCGGCAAAGCCCAATTGTGGTTTTGAAATTGAAATTAACAAAAAAATAAAACCAGGAAGTGGTATTGGAAGCAGTGCTGCTAGTGCTGTTGGCAGTGTTTATGGCATGAATGAACTCCTAGGAAGACCGTATAGCAAAACCCAATTAACAGAGTTTGCTATAAAAGGTGAAGCCATAGCCAGCAAATGCGAGCATGCCGATAACCTTGCTCCTGCCCTATTTGGAGGTTTCACCTTGGTTAAAAGTATTTCTCCTATACAAATATTGGAAATTCCATCTCCAGACGATCTATATGCCACCATCATTCATCCACAAATTGAAGTTAAAACATCGGAAGCTAGAGCCATACTTCCTAAAGAGGTCTCGTTAACCAATGCGATAACACAATGGGCTAATTTTGGAAGTTTAATACATGCACTGCATACAAGCGATTATGATTTAATTCAAAAATCATTGCATGATGTTATTGTTGAACCTTATAGAAGTCAGTTGATTCCACATTACAATGAAGTAAAAACAGCGGCCTTAAATGCAGGTGCGTTAGGTGCAGGAATTTCAGGTTCTGGACCTTCAATATTTACTTTAAGTAAAGGTATTGAATCTGCAAAAAAAGTGGCAGACAGTATAAAAAATGTGTACTCCAAAACAGGCATAGCGTTTGATATTCATATATCCAAAATTAATACACAAGGTGTTAAGAAAATTTAA
- the thrA gene encoding bifunctional aspartate kinase/homoserine dehydrogenase I: protein MKVLKFGGTSVGSSKNISNVISILDNYAKKDKVVCIVSAVGGITDKLLLAGKQAKNKDTSYIDTFNLIKDIHFNVINELNLEKSSSIVAFVDEKLNALKSLLDGIFLINELSPKTSDKLVSFGELLSSYIIAETMKNRGLSADSKNSQELIVTNSNFTKAEVDYAITNKNILAYFNSVNQQITVLPGFISKSKIGEQTTLGRGGSDFTAAIVAAALKVEQLEIWTDVSGMFTTNPKLVKQAYPIEKISYQEAMELSHFGAKVLYPPTVQPVLDLNIPIHIKNTLEPEAAGTVISNEEIISSSPVKGISNIGNIALLTLQGSGMIGIPGFSKRLFETLSQEKINIILITQASSEHSICLGIDENDAELAQTAIDATFENEIALHKIDPIIVEKDLSIIALVGDNMKNHQGISGKMFSTLGKNNINIRAIAQGASEKNISAVILQSDVKKALNTLHEQFFETKTKQLNIFITGVGNVGEKLVEQIKQQRKYLKDNLKINLRIAGLSNSRKMIFSEEGIDLTNWKEQLENGEQATLNGFFENTKALNLRNSIFVDVTANKDVAGLYEKYLRQSIGVVACNKIACSSDYENYKLLKRLSLKYNAPYLFETNVGAGLPIIDTLNNLIASGDKITSIHAVLSGSLNFVFNNFNDTTKFYDVVKQAAAEGYTEPDPRIDLSGVDVARKILILARESGVEMNLENIENTPFLSDSGMKSDSVDDFYQTLIKDEAHYQGLYASAKAKNCQLKYVAQFNDGKANVSLQEIPSDHPFYNLKGKDNIVMFYTQRYPEQPMIIKGAGAGADVTASGLFADIIRVGND from the coding sequence ATGAAAGTTTTAAAATTTGGAGGAACTTCTGTAGGTTCATCAAAAAACATAAGTAACGTTATTAGCATTTTAGATAATTATGCTAAAAAAGACAAAGTAGTATGCATCGTATCAGCTGTAGGTGGTATTACAGATAAATTGCTTTTAGCTGGTAAACAAGCGAAAAATAAAGATACATCTTACATTGACACCTTTAATTTAATTAAAGACATTCATTTTAATGTGATTAATGAACTTAACTTAGAAAAGAGTTCATCCATCGTTGCTTTTGTTGATGAAAAACTAAATGCTCTTAAAAGTCTGTTAGACGGTATCTTTTTAATAAATGAGTTATCGCCAAAAACATCTGATAAATTGGTGAGTTTTGGTGAATTATTATCATCTTATATTATTGCGGAGACCATGAAAAATCGTGGATTGTCAGCTGATAGTAAAAATTCGCAAGAATTAATAGTTACAAATTCTAATTTCACTAAAGCAGAAGTAGATTATGCTATTACCAATAAAAATATCCTAGCATACTTTAATTCAGTAAATCAACAAATTACCGTACTTCCTGGGTTTATATCCAAATCTAAAATAGGAGAACAAACTACTTTGGGGCGTGGTGGATCGGACTTTACTGCTGCCATTGTTGCGGCTGCATTAAAAGTTGAACAGTTAGAAATTTGGACCGATGTTAGCGGTATGTTTACTACCAATCCAAAATTGGTTAAACAAGCCTATCCTATCGAAAAAATATCATATCAAGAAGCGATGGAATTATCACATTTTGGTGCTAAGGTATTGTATCCCCCAACGGTACAACCCGTTTTAGATTTAAATATTCCTATTCATATTAAAAATACTTTAGAACCAGAAGCTGCTGGAACGGTTATTTCTAATGAAGAAATAATATCTTCTTCCCCTGTAAAAGGAATTAGTAATATTGGAAATATTGCTTTGTTAACGCTTCAAGGAAGTGGTATGATTGGCATTCCTGGTTTTTCTAAACGTTTGTTTGAAACACTTTCTCAGGAAAAAATAAACATCATTTTAATCACCCAAGCATCTTCTGAACATTCCATTTGTTTAGGTATTGATGAAAATGATGCTGAATTAGCCCAAACTGCTATTGATGCCACATTTGAAAACGAAATTGCTTTACACAAAATAGATCCTATAATTGTTGAAAAAGACTTGTCAATTATAGCCTTAGTGGGCGACAATATGAAAAACCACCAAGGTATTAGCGGAAAAATGTTTAGTACATTGGGCAAAAACAACATTAATATTAGAGCTATTGCACAAGGTGCTTCAGAGAAAAATATTTCGGCTGTTATTTTACAAAGTGATGTTAAAAAAGCATTAAATACGTTACACGAACAGTTTTTTGAAACCAAAACTAAGCAACTCAATATTTTTATCACAGGTGTGGGGAATGTTGGAGAAAAATTAGTTGAACAAATAAAACAACAACGCAAATACCTGAAAGATAACTTAAAAATAAACTTGCGCATTGCTGGATTATCTAATTCCAGAAAAATGATTTTTAGTGAAGAAGGTATCGATCTTACCAATTGGAAAGAACAATTAGAAAACGGTGAACAAGCAACTTTAAATGGCTTTTTTGAAAATACAAAAGCTTTAAACCTTCGTAATAGTATATTTGTTGATGTTACTGCAAATAAAGATGTTGCAGGATTATATGAAAAATATTTACGCCAAAGTATTGGCGTGGTAGCGTGTAATAAAATTGCATGTTCTAGCGATTACGAAAATTATAAATTATTAAAACGTTTATCGTTAAAATACAATGCGCCTTATTTATTTGAAACCAATGTGGGCGCTGGTTTACCTATTATTGATACGTTAAATAATTTAATAGCTTCGGGAGATAAAATCACTTCTATCCATGCCGTATTATCGGGTAGTTTAAACTTTGTATTTAATAATTTTAATGATACTACCAAATTTTACGATGTCGTAAAACAAGCTGCTGCCGAAGGTTACACAGAACCAGATCCAAGAATTGATTTAAGTGGTGTTGATGTTGCTAGAAAAATATTAATTCTTGCTAGAGAAAGCGGTGTTGAAATGAATTTAGAAAATATTGAAAATACACCTTTCTTATCCGATTCGGGTATGAAAAGTGATTCAGTAGACGATTTTTATCAAACTCTAATTAAAGATGAAGCACATTACCAAGGTCTTTATGCTTCCGCGAAAGCGAAAAATTGTCAATTAAAATATGTGGCACAATTTAATGATGGCAAAGCAAACGTAAGTTTACAAGAAATACCAAGTGATCACCCGTTTTACAACCTAAAAGGAAAAGATAATATCGTGATGTTTTACACACAACGTTACCCAGAACAACCTATGATTATTAAAGGTGCGGGTGCAGGTGCTGATGTTACCGCTTCTGGTTTATTTGCTGATATTATTAGAGTTGGAAACGATTAA
- a CDS encoding T9SS type A sorting domain-containing protein has protein sequence MTPQNPSKIILTILCLYFVAFTQAQTASKLIPEKSNVIKTELPDVMGSAGLNNTAKEIDMMGEIIDNKGAAIIEKGFVYTTSENLPTILDSKIVVENTDEVFSDKLTGILTNTIYYIRSYATTTSGTSYGSFSRIDTSTQSNIDVSLKTKIKTYPNPSTSYISLSGLMDTKNYIIYNMAGKELARGSISYNNKIDVRFLTNGLYLLKLDDFEIIRFIKE, from the coding sequence ATGACACCCCAAAATCCCTCAAAAATAATTTTAACCATTCTGTGTTTATATTTCGTAGCATTTACGCAAGCCCAGACAGCATCAAAATTAATCCCAGAAAAATCCAATGTTATAAAAACGGAACTACCTGATGTGATGGGGAGTGCTGGTTTAAATAATACAGCAAAAGAAATTGATATGATGGGGGAAATTATAGATAATAAAGGCGCTGCTATTATAGAAAAAGGCTTTGTTTATACTACTTCCGAGAATCTTCCAACTATTTTGGATAGTAAAATTGTTGTGGAAAATACAGACGAAGTTTTTAGCGATAAATTAACAGGAATATTAACAAATACCATTTATTATATACGATCGTATGCTACGACAACTAGTGGCACATCATATGGAAGTTTTAGCAGAATTGATACTAGTACACAATCTAATATCGATGTTAGTTTAAAAACTAAAATTAAAACCTACCCCAATCCCTCAACGAGTTACATTAGTCTTTCGGGTTTAATGGACACCAAAAATTATATTATTTATAATATGGCAGGAAAAGAATTGGCTCGAGGTAGTATATCTTATAACAACAAGATTGATGTTAGATTTTTAACCAACGGGTTATATCTTTTAAAATTAGATGACTTTGAAATAATTAGGTTTATAAAAGAATAA
- a CDS encoding copper resistance protein NlpE N-terminal domain-containing protein encodes MQLIIYTLLLISNLTLFSQSNNFKGDYCRALGKEGVHFIEYKLTLNQDGTFIFHSYSNNKQGIPPEVNKYGKGKWIAKGKVITFFSNKQKDFDEKHTLDFNNSKARFVTKHPRDKTDRIIKTKLQFFESKIFWIETIDIFKI; translated from the coding sequence ATGCAACTAATAATTTATACCTTACTTTTAATTTCAAACTTGACTTTATTCTCTCAATCAAATAATTTTAAAGGCGATTATTGTCGTGCACTCGGAAAAGAAGGAGTTCATTTTATTGAATATAAATTGACCTTAAATCAGGATGGAACATTCATCTTCCATTCTTATTCAAATAATAAACAGGGAATTCCACCCGAAGTAAATAAATATGGAAAAGGAAAATGGATTGCGAAAGGCAAGGTTATTACGTTCTTTTCAAATAAGCAAAAAGACTTTGATGAAAAACATACTTTAGATTTTAATAATTCTAAGGCAAGATTTGTAACCAAACATCCGAGAGATAAAACTGACCGGATAATTAAAACAAAACTTCAGTTTTTTGAGTCTAAAATCTTTTGGATAGAAACAATTGATATATTTAAAATATAA
- a CDS encoding GNAT family N-acetyltransferase, whose protein sequence is MKEKRKFPKSLSKEYLNAFEKINSDENQELIVVENENFDSIGTFQLPFIQYMNYCGGIRAQIETVMVRKDQRGLGVGKIMFEWAINRAKERNAIMLQLTSDKKGLGQLNFIKIWDLKLLTKE, encoded by the coding sequence TTGAAGGAAAAGAGAAAATTTCCAAAATCTTTATCGAAAGAATATCTAAATGCATTTGAAAAAATTAACTCTGACGAAAATCAAGAATTGATTGTTGTCGAAAACGAAAATTTTGATAGTATTGGAACTTTTCAATTGCCATTTATCCAATACATGAATTATTGTGGAGGAATTAGGGCACAGATAGAAACTGTAATGGTTAGAAAAGACCAAAGAGGACTTGGAGTAGGGAAAATTATGTTTGAATGGGCTATAAATAGAGCGAAAGAACGCAATGCGATTATGTTACAATTAACAAGTGACAAAAAAGGCCTAGGGCAATTAAATTTTATAAAGATTTGGGATTTAAAGCTACTCACGAAGGAATGA
- a CDS encoding DUF6155 family protein, which yields MALRELKKELNLMNKTEIIKLILEMYKKIPDAKNYLNIFTTGDIEQLTEKYKKEIERYIYPNGRNMVLRETEARKIIRTVRKMNITELNIELELHYVSCCLEIIEDFGYWDENYYISLGKMFDNAINGIYELGMEDKYNEKVISLSSKASEYGIELEY from the coding sequence ATGGCACTTAGAGAATTAAAAAAAGAATTAAATCTAATGAACAAAACTGAAATCATTAAACTGATTTTAGAGATGTATAAAAAAATTCCTGATGCAAAAAACTACTTGAACATATTCACCACAGGTGATATTGAACAGCTAACAGAAAAATATAAAAAAGAAATCGAAAGATATATTTATCCAAATGGGAGAAATATGGTTTTACGTGAGACTGAGGCTCGAAAAATAATTCGCACAGTTCGCAAAATGAATATCACAGAACTCAATATTGAATTGGAATTACATTATGTAAGCTGTTGCCTAGAAATTATTGAAGATTTTGGATATTGGGATGAGAATTATTATATCTCATTAGGAAAAATGTTTGACAACGCAATAAATGGAATTTATGAACTTGGAATGGAAGATAAATATAACGAGAAAGTAATCTCTTTATCTTCAAAAGCCAGTGAATATGGAATTGAATTAGAGTATTAA
- a CDS encoding DUF6266 family protein: MGTFSKGILGGFSGKVGNVVGARWRGKDIMRSLPARGNYRPTQAQMDQRNRFTTVIKFLTPIKDILSAYFGKQQGDKSSFNLATGYHIKYALLPDPLEGYTIDYPKVLVGKGDLRGLSNGAVALDANQTLTITWNDNSGQGNASATDGLVVVVYCKALDLFETANPAGTRELTTLQIPLPAYWTAQQVDVWATFVTADAKLAATSTYLGTVTLA; the protein is encoded by the coding sequence ATGGGAACATTTAGTAAAGGCATCCTTGGAGGTTTCTCCGGAAAAGTTGGCAACGTTGTGGGTGCACGTTGGCGCGGTAAAGATATTATGCGCAGTTTACCGGCACGAGGTAATTATAGACCTACACAAGCGCAAATGGATCAACGTAACCGCTTTACAACGGTTATAAAGTTTTTAACGCCTATAAAGGACATCCTTTCGGCGTATTTTGGTAAACAGCAAGGCGACAAGTCTAGCTTTAATTTAGCAACGGGCTACCACATTAAATACGCCCTTTTGCCAGACCCTTTAGAGGGGTATACCATTGATTACCCCAAAGTACTTGTTGGCAAGGGCGATTTACGGGGCCTCTCCAATGGGGCGGTAGCGCTCGATGCAAACCAAACCCTTACAATTACCTGGAACGACAATAGCGGACAAGGTAATGCCTCGGCTACCGATGGCTTGGTTGTGGTGGTGTATTGCAAAGCACTCGATTTGTTTGAAACGGCTAACCCTGCGGGCACCCGTGAATTAACAACGCTGCAAATACCCTTACCGGCCTATTGGACAGCACAGCAAGTAGATGTGTGGGCAACCTTTGTAACGGCCGATGCAAAATTGGCGGCTACTAGTACCTATTTGGGAACGGTAACGCTAGCTTAA
- a CDS encoding helix-turn-helix domain-containing protein: MSEFLNHQRFKDESWMTTNEAQQFFKVSRSTLYRWCKTKLLPYTLMGGTRYFPKHFIENLMGQLLNNKP, encoded by the coding sequence ATGTCTGAATTTTTAAACCACCAACGCTTTAAAGATGAATCTTGGATGACCACGAATGAGGCACAACAATTCTTTAAAGTAAGCCGAAGCACCTTATACCGCTGGTGCAAAACCAAACTCCTCCCCTATACCCTGATGGGCGGTACCCGCTATTTCCCAAAGCACTTTATTGAAAACCTTATGGGGCAGCTTCTAAACAACAAACCATAA